A part of Thermococcus sp. SY098 genomic DNA contains:
- the taw3 gene encoding tRNA(Phe) 7-((3-amino-3-carboxypropyl)-4-demethylwyosine(37)-N(4))-methyltransferase Taw3 has product MFLYEKNFELQKRKAMESLSEALEKGLVDEDIIHLLEKINSLPNYFTTSSCSGRITVMQMPEFGDKVNAEWLGKWHREVSLEEVLTAVKKHNSGMLWFMLHSPIIHVSAKTLEDAVELLNLAINCGFKHSNIKSISHKKLVVEIRSTERMDVPLGENGALWVGEGYIEKIVELANAQLRRAKEKLKRLEKEIEKLNATASSF; this is encoded by the coding sequence ATGTTCCTCTACGAGAAGAACTTTGAACTCCAAAAGCGAAAAGCAATGGAAAGTCTGAGCGAGGCCTTAGAGAAGGGCTTAGTCGATGAAGACATAATTCATCTTTTGGAGAAAATAAACTCCCTTCCAAATTATTTCACAACATCTTCATGCTCCGGAAGGATAACCGTAATGCAGATGCCAGAGTTTGGAGATAAGGTTAACGCTGAATGGCTCGGCAAGTGGCACAGAGAGGTTTCTCTTGAAGAGGTTTTAACAGCGGTCAAGAAGCACAACTCTGGGATGCTCTGGTTCATGCTTCACAGCCCCATAATTCACGTTTCTGCCAAAACATTGGAAGATGCCGTTGAGCTTTTAAATCTGGCAATAAACTGCGGGTTCAAGCATTCAAACATCAAGAGCATCAGCCACAAGAAGCTTGTAGTTGAAATAAGGTCAACAGAAAGAATGGACGTTCCCTTAGGAGAAAATGGTGCCCTTTGGGTGGGTGAAGGATACATTGAAAAAATAGTTGAGTTAGCCAACGCCCAGCTGAGAAGAGCCAAGGAAAAGCTGAAGAGGCTTGAAAAAGAGATTGAGAAACTTAATGCTACTGCATCCTCTTTTTAG
- a CDS encoding IGHMBP2 family helicase, protein MNIVRYINHLKELVELEREAEIEAMREEMRKLTGYEREKAGRAVLGLNGKIIGEEFGYKLVKYGRKQEIKTEISVGDLVVISRGNPLASDLIGTVTEKGKRFLVVALESVPTWALRNVRIDLYANDVTFKRQIENLERLSESGKQALRFVLGLEKPRESAEVEFKPFDKQLNESQRKAVSLALGSEDFFLIHGPFGTGKTRTLAEVILQEVKRGKKVLATAESNVAVDNLVERLWGKVKLVRLGHPSRVSKHLKESTLAYQVEVHKKYRRVKELRSKAERLAMLRDQYTKPTPQWRRGLTDRQILRLAERGIGARGVPARVVKSMAQWIAFNEKVQKLYDETKKLEEEIIGEIIKQADVVLSTNSSAVLDFIKDVNFDVAVIDEASQATIPSVLIPIAKAKKFILAGDHKQLPPTILSEEAKELSETLFEKLIELYPSKAKMLEIQYRMNERLMEFPSREFYNGRIKAHDGVKNITLLDLGIRVFHFGEPWDSILNPKEPLVFVDTSKHPEKWERQRRGSLSRENPLEAKLVKEIVKRLLRMGIKPESVGVITPYDDQRDLISSLIENDEIEVKTVDGYQGREKEVIILSFVRSNKKGELGFLTDLRRLNVSLTRAKRKLIAIGDSETLGAHPTYKRFVEFVRKRGAFIPFA, encoded by the coding sequence ATGAACATAGTTCGATACATTAACCATCTCAAAGAGCTTGTTGAGCTTGAGCGAGAGGCAGAGATAGAGGCTATGCGAGAGGAGATGAGGAAGCTAACCGGATATGAGAGAGAAAAAGCAGGGAGAGCTGTTCTTGGCTTAAATGGAAAAATTATTGGAGAGGAATTTGGTTACAAACTCGTTAAATACGGCAGAAAGCAGGAGATAAAGACTGAAATCAGCGTTGGGGATTTGGTTGTGATAAGCAGGGGAAATCCTTTGGCAAGTGACTTAATCGGAACCGTGACTGAAAAGGGGAAGCGCTTTCTTGTCGTTGCCCTTGAGAGCGTCCCGACCTGGGCATTAAGAAACGTTAGAATCGACCTCTATGCCAATGATGTAACCTTTAAGAGGCAGATAGAAAACCTTGAAAGGCTCAGCGAAAGTGGAAAGCAGGCATTAAGGTTTGTTCTTGGATTAGAAAAGCCCAGAGAAAGTGCTGAGGTTGAATTTAAACCATTTGATAAGCAGCTAAACGAAAGCCAAAGGAAGGCTGTAAGCTTGGCTCTGGGGAGTGAAGACTTCTTCCTAATCCATGGTCCCTTCGGCACTGGAAAGACAAGAACACTTGCTGAAGTTATTCTTCAAGAAGTAAAAAGAGGGAAGAAAGTTTTGGCAACTGCAGAGAGCAACGTGGCTGTTGATAACTTAGTCGAGCGCTTATGGGGGAAAGTTAAGCTCGTTCGCTTGGGACATCCCTCCAGGGTATCAAAGCACCTAAAGGAATCAACACTGGCTTATCAGGTTGAAGTCCACAAGAAGTATAGGAGAGTGAAAGAGCTCAGGAGTAAGGCTGAAAGGTTGGCAATGCTCAGAGATCAGTACACAAAACCAACACCCCAATGGCGGAGGGGTCTTACAGATAGGCAAATTCTAAGGCTCGCAGAGAGGGGAATTGGAGCAAGAGGCGTTCCAGCAAGGGTTGTGAAATCAATGGCCCAATGGATAGCATTTAACGAAAAAGTTCAAAAGCTGTATGATGAAACCAAAAAGCTTGAGGAAGAAATAATAGGAGAGATAATAAAACAAGCGGATGTTGTTTTAAGCACAAACTCTTCAGCGGTTCTTGATTTCATAAAAGACGTTAACTTTGATGTAGCTGTCATAGACGAAGCTTCACAGGCAACGATTCCAAGCGTTTTAATTCCAATAGCAAAAGCCAAAAAGTTCATCTTGGCTGGTGACCATAAGCAATTGCCCCCAACGATTTTGAGTGAGGAGGCAAAAGAACTCAGCGAAACGCTCTTTGAAAAGCTTATTGAACTTTACCCATCAAAGGCAAAGATGCTTGAAATCCAGTACAGAATGAATGAAAGACTCATGGAGTTCCCAAGCAGAGAATTTTACAATGGAAGAATTAAGGCTCATGATGGAGTCAAAAACATAACTTTGCTCGATTTGGGCATTAGGGTTTTCCATTTTGGAGAGCCCTGGGATTCCATCTTAAATCCAAAAGAACCCTTAGTCTTTGTTGACACATCCAAACATCCTGAAAAGTGGGAAAGGCAAAGAAGAGGTTCGCTTTCAAGGGAGAATCCGCTGGAAGCAAAGCTCGTTAAGGAGATAGTAAAAAGATTGTTAAGGATGGGTATTAAGCCAGAGTCAGTTGGAGTTATAACACCTTATGATGATCAAAGAGATTTGATAAGCTCACTCATAGAAAACGATGAAATTGAAGTAAAAACCGTCGATGGGTATCAGGGGAGGGAGAAAGAAGTTATTATTCTTTCATTTGTTCGCTCCAATAAAAAGGGCGAGCTTGGATTTTTAACTGATTTAAGAAGGCTAAACGTTTCTCTAACAAGGGCAAAGCGCAAGTTGATAGCTATTGGAGACAGCGAGACCTTGGGTGCACATCCAACTTACAAGAGGTTTGTGGAGTTTGTGAGGAAGAGGGGGGCATTCATACCCTTTGCTTAA
- a CDS encoding ATP-binding protein, which translates to MENPFIFGEPAKGEKFIDRKRELERLRNYIINARNVIIYSPRRFGKTSLVLKVLEELRGEIISLFIDCYSVTSEKDLANRLTKKVLQHYKGKEIWHAVKKLFQNITPKITIETTPNVQIEISYEGVENWEEALDLPQKLALDKGKRVVVVFDEFQELVKFGNLLKLLRSKFQHHDRVSYIFIGSKRHLMEWIFKSKESPFYNFGAHITLKEIPKEEFKIYIWNAFKKGNIEIGEHVIDRILSLTKCHPYYTQRLCFELWYVGTLKKVVDEKDVERTLNELISDLEDSYLLIWESLTPNQRKALLAVAKGEEDLFSGEFLRKYDFKSPASVQSALRKLVKKEIVTKIGETYKVSDVFMEYWLKKRFLEE; encoded by the coding sequence ATGGAGAACCCATTTATATTTGGAGAACCCGCTAAAGGTGAGAAATTTATAGATCGAAAAAGAGAGCTTGAGAGGCTTAGGAACTACATCATAAATGCAAGAAATGTGATCATATATTCGCCAAGAAGATTTGGCAAAACATCTCTCGTATTGAAGGTGCTTGAAGAACTGAGGGGGGAGATAATTTCCCTTTTTATTGATTGCTATTCAGTAACCTCTGAGAAAGACCTTGCGAACAGGCTTACAAAAAAAGTTCTCCAGCATTACAAGGGGAAAGAGATATGGCATGCTGTAAAGAAGCTGTTCCAGAACATAACTCCAAAAATTACAATTGAAACGACACCCAACGTACAAATTGAAATCAGTTATGAGGGCGTTGAAAATTGGGAGGAAGCGTTAGATTTGCCCCAGAAGTTGGCGTTAGACAAAGGTAAGAGAGTTGTTGTGGTTTTTGATGAATTTCAGGAACTTGTAAAATTTGGTAATTTGCTTAAGCTCCTACGATCAAAATTCCAGCATCACGATAGAGTCAGCTACATCTTTATTGGCAGCAAAAGGCACCTAATGGAGTGGATATTTAAGTCAAAGGAGAGCCCCTTTTATAATTTCGGTGCTCACATTACTCTCAAAGAGATACCTAAGGAGGAATTTAAAATATACATCTGGAATGCTTTTAAAAAAGGGAATATTGAAATTGGGGAGCATGTTATAGATAGAATCCTCTCTTTAACTAAATGCCACCCATATTACACACAAAGACTTTGCTTTGAGCTTTGGTATGTTGGGACTCTCAAAAAGGTGGTGGACGAAAAAGATGTGGAAAGAACCTTAAATGAACTTATATCAGATTTAGAGGACTCTTATCTGCTTATTTGGGAGTCTTTAACTCCAAACCAAAGAAAAGCTCTACTTGCAGTAGCCAAAGGAGAAGAAGACTTATTTTCAGGAGAATTCTTACGTAAATATGACTTTAAAAGCCCAGCAAGTGTACAATCTGCCTTGAGAAAGCTTGTAAAAAAGGAGATAGTTACTAAAATTGGAGAGACCTACAAAGTATCAGACGTTTTTATGGAGTACTGGTTGAAAAAACGATTCCTTGAAGAATAG
- a CDS encoding NDP-sugar synthase: protein MKVLIMAGGYATRLWPITKDNPKALLPLGDRYIIDYILEKTKELGLEVYVSTNRFFAKYFEEWSRDKDVELLVEDTFREEEKLGTIGALQEAVSRLGLDDYLVIAGDNLFSFSLKDFLDKYNGKTLIAVYDVGDFELAKRYGVVLLEGDRVIDFEEKPVKPKSTLISTGVYVFPKDAMEMIPQYLEEGNKDSPGYFIQWLLSKGIEIYAYKFDEYWYDIGSADSYLEALKTLLRESYIEEIQISPYAKIISPVVIKRGAKILGRSIIGPYAYIGEGCVVENSDISDSIIFKNTIIRNSTIWRSIIDEKCEIRNLELKKSLVGGHAKIQRGD, encoded by the coding sequence ATGAAGGTTTTGATCATGGCTGGCGGTTATGCCACTCGTCTCTGGCCCATAACCAAGGACAACCCAAAAGCTCTGCTTCCTCTGGGGGACAGATACATCATCGATTACATCCTTGAAAAAACAAAGGAGCTGGGCTTAGAAGTTTACGTATCAACCAACAGATTCTTTGCGAAGTACTTTGAGGAGTGGAGCAGGGATAAGGATGTCGAGCTCCTGGTTGAAGATACATTTCGCGAAGAGGAGAAGCTTGGCACCATTGGAGCCCTCCAAGAAGCGGTAAGTAGGCTCGGCTTGGACGATTATCTCGTCATCGCTGGCGATAATCTATTCTCCTTCAGCTTGAAGGACTTCTTGGACAAATACAATGGAAAAACGCTGATAGCTGTCTATGATGTCGGCGACTTTGAGCTTGCGAAGAGGTATGGTGTGGTTCTTCTTGAGGGAGATAGGGTGATTGATTTTGAGGAAAAGCCGGTAAAGCCCAAATCGACTCTCATAAGCACGGGAGTTTATGTCTTCCCAAAGGATGCTATGGAAATGATACCCCAGTACTTGGAGGAGGGCAACAAAGATTCTCCAGGCTACTTTATTCAGTGGCTCCTATCTAAAGGGATTGAAATTTATGCATACAAATTCGATGAGTACTGGTATGACATCGGAAGTGCGGACAGTTATTTGGAGGCATTGAAAACCCTTTTGAGGGAGAGCTACATTGAGGAGATACAGATAAGTCCCTATGCGAAGATTATTTCCCCGGTTGTTATAAAGAGGGGAGCAAAGATCCTTGGAAGATCAATAATTGGGCCATATGCCTACATTGGTGAGGGGTGTGTTGTTGAGAATTCTGACATAAGCGACTCAATAATTTTTAAAAACACCATAATAAGGAATTCAACAATCTGGCGTTCGATAATTGATGAAAAGTGTGAGATAAGGAATTTGGAGCTTAAGAAGAGCTTAGTCGGTGGGCATGCGAAGATACAGAGGGGAGATTAA
- a CDS encoding ribbon-helix-helix domain-containing protein has protein sequence MAEDERKYTTVSIPKPLYEKIKKRIEGTGFTSVSDYVTYVLREVLASLEEEEKEEVFSEEEEEKVKERLRALGYLD, from the coding sequence ATGGCAGAGGATGAAAGGAAATACACAACAGTCTCAATTCCGAAGCCCCTCTATGAGAAGATAAAGAAGAGAATTGAAGGGACAGGCTTTACATCAGTTTCAGACTACGTTACATATGTTCTGAGGGAAGTGCTGGCAAGCTTGGAGGAGGAAGAGAAGGAAGAGGTCTTCAGTGAAGAGGAGGAGGAAAAGGTTAAGGAGAGACTTAGGGCTCTCGGCTACCTCGACTGA
- the sat gene encoding sulfate adenylyltransferase, which translates to MVSKPHGGRLVRRIAAPKTRERILSEQREYPRAEVDHGRAIDLENIAHGVYSPLKGFLTSDDFQSVLDHMRLSDDTPWTIPIVLDVKKPEFEEGDAVLLYYDDLPIARMHVEEIYTYDKKEFAQKVFKTADPNHPGVAKVYGMGKYLVGGEIELLNELPNPFAKYTLRPVETRILFKERGWKTVVAFQTRNVPHMGHEYVQKAALTFVDGLFINPVLGKKKRGDYRDEVIIKAYEVLFKHYYPKDAATLATVRYEMRYAGPREAIHHAIMRKNFGATHFIVGRDHAGVGDYYGPYEAWDLFDEFPDLGITPMFIREAFYCKRCGGMVNAKICPHSEEFHVRISGTKLRKMIMSGEKPPEYMMRPEVYEVIRSFENPFVE; encoded by the coding sequence ATGGTTTCTAAGCCACATGGTGGGAGATTAGTCAGGAGAATAGCCGCTCCAAAAACGAGGGAAAGGATTCTAAGCGAGCAGAGAGAATATCCGAGGGCTGAAGTTGACCACGGAAGAGCAATTGACCTTGAAAATATAGCCCACGGTGTTTATTCCCCACTTAAGGGCTTTTTAACGAGCGATGATTTTCAGTCCGTTCTGGATCATATGAGGCTTAGCGATGATACCCCATGGACAATCCCTATTGTTCTTGACGTAAAAAAGCCTGAATTTGAAGAGGGTGATGCAGTTCTGCTTTACTATGATGATCTGCCTATAGCGAGGATGCATGTTGAGGAGATTTATACCTACGATAAGAAAGAATTCGCCCAGAAGGTTTTCAAAACAGCTGATCCTAATCATCCCGGCGTTGCTAAGGTCTATGGGATGGGCAAATATTTAGTTGGCGGCGAGATTGAGCTTTTGAACGAGCTACCAAATCCTTTTGCAAAGTACACCCTCAGGCCAGTTGAGACGAGGATTCTGTTTAAAGAGAGGGGGTGGAAGACGGTAGTTGCCTTTCAGACGAGGAACGTTCCCCACATGGGACATGAGTACGTTCAAAAAGCTGCACTGACTTTCGTCGATGGTCTCTTCATAAATCCAGTCTTAGGAAAGAAGAAGAGAGGAGATTACAGGGATGAGGTGATTATCAAAGCCTATGAGGTTCTGTTCAAGCACTACTATCCAAAGGATGCAGCTACACTTGCAACCGTCAGGTATGAAATGAGATATGCTGGACCGAGAGAGGCGATACACCATGCAATCATGAGGAAGAACTTTGGGGCGACGCACTTCATAGTTGGGAGAGATCATGCAGGAGTAGGGGACTATTACGGACCTTATGAGGCATGGGATCTGTTCGATGAGTTTCCGGATCTGGGCATAACCCCCATGTTCATACGTGAGGCTTTTTACTGCAAAAGATGCGGCGGAATGGTCAACGCTAAAATCTGCCCGCACAGCGAGGAGTTCCACGTGAGGATAAGCGGAACAAAGCTCAGGAAGATGATAATGAGCGGTGAAAAGCCTCCTGAATATATGATGAGACCAGAAGTTTATGAGGTCATAAGGAGCTTTGAAAATCCATTCGTGGAGTGA
- a CDS encoding DHH family phosphoesterase, with product MLIIHHWDTDGITSAALVAKALSLGEFENLSPPIGEFRFDERIRKAIERADTIYVLDLNLPNEVEDVDKETVFIDHHIQPKIENPKVKQINPALNGEYAPSASFVVSQYFGIWNEWSALGALGDIGKKALEIPKVRELLTGLTGDEALRLVQLIDSNYVVMDREGVEKAVEVLLTHSLKELLEYEPWVKKAEAIEKTINDAIGNLELRDGFAVITFESPFNVISKVARKAVWELGYNGAVVVNRDFHGKAQIYFRISSKLAEKIYMGGIISALKERGFNAGGKREVLGCICEKSKVDEVLDIINAHLR from the coding sequence ATGCTTATAATCCACCACTGGGACACCGACGGCATAACATCGGCAGCTTTAGTTGCCAAAGCCCTTAGCTTAGGGGAGTTTGAAAATTTGAGTCCTCCCATTGGGGAGTTCAGGTTTGATGAAAGGATTAGAAAAGCAATCGAAAGAGCTGACACAATTTACGTGCTCGACCTGAACCTGCCGAATGAAGTTGAAGACGTTGATAAGGAGACGGTCTTCATCGACCACCACATACAGCCCAAAATTGAAAATCCAAAAGTTAAGCAGATAAATCCAGCTTTGAATGGAGAATATGCTCCTTCAGCCTCTTTTGTTGTTTCCCAATATTTTGGCATTTGGAACGAATGGTCTGCTTTGGGTGCTTTAGGCGACATAGGCAAGAAAGCACTTGAAATCCCTAAAGTTAGAGAGCTTTTAACTGGATTAACTGGTGATGAAGCCCTTAGATTGGTCCAGCTCATTGATTCAAACTATGTGGTAATGGATAGGGAAGGTGTGGAAAAAGCTGTGGAGGTTCTCCTAACACATAGCCTGAAAGAGCTTTTGGAATATGAGCCTTGGGTTAAGAAAGCTGAGGCAATTGAAAAGACAATTAATGATGCAATTGGTAATTTGGAGCTTAGAGATGGATTTGCCGTTATAACCTTTGAGAGTCCCTTCAATGTGATCTCCAAAGTCGCAAGGAAAGCTGTCTGGGAGCTTGGATACAACGGAGCGGTGGTTGTGAACAGGGATTTTCACGGAAAAGCCCAGATATACTTTAGAATTTCTTCCAAGCTCGCTGAAAAAATATATATGGGTGGAATAATTTCTGCTTTAAAGGAGAGGGGATTTAACGCTGGCGGAAAGAGGGAAGTTTTAGGGTGTATATGTGAAAAATCCAAAGTTGATGAGGTTTTGGATATAATTAACGCTCATCTGAGGTGA
- a CDS encoding alkaline phosphatase family protein, translating to MNEKIKESLEKVKKVFVIGLDSAPPELLFNRFLDELPNIKWLVERSIYGPMQSTIPAITIPAWMVMATGKTPGELGLYGFRHRKKGTYNDIWIAHSLMVKEKAVWHYIAEKSKKSVLVGIPPSYPPKPVNGWLISCFITPDASVDYTHPKELKGEIERLVGEYIFDVVFRKENRDEVKEQLWEMTEKRFEVIRYLIQEKDWDYFEFVEIGLDRVHHAFWKYFDENHHLYPGDDNPYKNVIPDYYKLLDKEIGKTLKLLNLDETAVIIVSDHGIKAMKGAFAINQWLIEEGLLKIKNPEILKEGRQVKFNELKVDWSKTIAWAWGGYYSRVFLNVKGREPMGIIEPERYHQVRDEVAELIKTIRGPNGEKWDTKVFYPEEIYPVAKGDKPDMMVYLDDLNWRAAGTLGYESPYLLENDLGPDDAVHAEYGVFSLYLPGMSEAKRTQLTIYDFAPTVLKLFGMKKPLRGRNVV from the coding sequence ATGAATGAGAAAATTAAGGAAAGCTTGGAGAAGGTTAAGAAGGTCTTTGTGATTGGTCTTGACTCTGCTCCTCCCGAGCTTTTATTTAACAGATTTTTGGATGAGTTGCCTAACATAAAGTGGCTTGTAGAGAGGTCAATTTACGGCCCAATGCAGAGCACGATTCCAGCCATAACAATTCCAGCCTGGATGGTGATGGCGACTGGAAAAACCCCTGGTGAGCTTGGCTTGTACGGTTTTAGGCACAGGAAAAAGGGAACTTACAATGACATCTGGATTGCCCACAGCCTGATGGTTAAGGAGAAGGCAGTTTGGCACTACATAGCTGAAAAGAGCAAAAAATCGGTTTTGGTTGGAATTCCACCGAGCTATCCTCCAAAGCCAGTTAACGGCTGGCTTATCTCGTGCTTCATCACTCCAGACGCTTCCGTTGATTATACGCATCCAAAAGAACTTAAGGGGGAGATTGAGCGCTTAGTTGGTGAATACATCTTTGATGTGGTCTTTAGGAAAGAGAACAGGGACGAGGTTAAAGAGCAGCTCTGGGAGATGACAGAAAAGCGGTTTGAAGTGATTAGATACCTCATTCAGGAGAAGGATTGGGACTATTTTGAATTCGTTGAGATTGGTCTTGACAGAGTCCACCACGCATTCTGGAAGTACTTCGATGAGAACCACCACCTCTATCCTGGCGACGACAACCCCTACAAGAACGTCATTCCTGATTACTACAAGCTTCTTGATAAAGAAATTGGAAAGACTTTGAAGCTTTTGAACTTGGATGAGACGGCTGTAATAATCGTTTCAGATCACGGGATAAAGGCAATGAAAGGTGCATTTGCAATCAACCAGTGGCTCATTGAAGAAGGTCTCTTGAAGATTAAGAATCCGGAGATTTTGAAGGAAGGAAGGCAGGTCAAATTCAACGAGCTCAAAGTTGACTGGAGCAAAACTATTGCATGGGCCTGGGGCGGCTATTACTCCAGGGTTTTCCTCAATGTGAAGGGGAGGGAACCAATGGGAATAATTGAGCCCGAAAGGTATCATCAGGTTAGGGATGAAGTTGCCGAGCTGATAAAGACCATAAGGGGACCAAACGGAGAAAAGTGGGACACGAAGGTGTTCTATCCTGAAGAGATTTACCCAGTTGCCAAAGGTGACAAGCCGGACATGATGGTTTACTTAGATGATTTGAACTGGAGAGCTGCAGGAACTCTCGGCTATGAAAGTCCCTATCTGTTAGAGAACGATTTGGGCCCGGACGATGCAGTTCACGCTGAGTATGGAGTTTTCTCTCTCTATCTGCCCGGCATGAGCGAAGCAAAAAGAACACAGCTGACAATCTACGACTTTGCTCCAACTGTGCTCAAGCTCTTTGGAATGAAAAAGCCTCTCAGAGGGAGGAATGTTGTATGA
- a CDS encoding DUF4258 domain-containing protein, producing the protein MNKRDITFIPHALERMNEREISKELVIEALLNPDKVGEGYFGRKVAQKVIDGKLIRVIYEEHEDSIIVITVYITSKVDKYLR; encoded by the coding sequence ATGAACAAAAGGGACATAACCTTCATCCCTCATGCGCTGGAAAGGATGAATGAGAGAGAAATTTCAAAAGAGCTTGTGATTGAGGCTTTACTTAATCCAGATAAAGTTGGAGAAGGGTATTTTGGGAGAAAAGTCGCTCAGAAGGTTATAGATGGAAAATTGATCAGGGTCATTTACGAAGAGCATGAAGATAGCATCATTGTGATAACAGTCTATATAACTTCGAAAGTTGATAAATACCTGAGGTGA
- a CDS encoding DUF2283 domain-containing protein codes for MQMKISYDPKYDVMYIKFSDAKIVDTVEVDEGIIIDYGEHGEIVGIEIINASVRIKSKPLSEITIKIEEQAAP; via the coding sequence ATGCAAATGAAAATTTCATATGATCCAAAGTATGATGTTATGTACATCAAGTTTTCAGATGCAAAGATAGTGGACACCGTTGAAGTCGATGAGGGGATTATCATAGACTACGGGGAGCATGGAGAAATCGTAGGTATAGAGATAATTAACGCATCGGTGAGAATCAAATCGAAACCCCTGAGCGAGATCACCATAAAAATAGAAGAACAAGCTGCCCCTTAG
- the cysC gene encoding adenylyl-sulfate kinase, with protein MEGFTIWLTGPSGAGKTVLAHTLKKKLKEMGYKVEILDGDVVRKTLYPNLGFSKEAREMHNRIVIYMAKLLSRNGVIAIVSLISPYRAVREYARKEIGRFIEVYVYAPLEVRIQRDPKGLYKKAMRGEIKGLTGYDGVYEEPENPEVKVDSSKMTPEEEAEAVLRKAKELGYLP; from the coding sequence ATGGAGGGCTTTACAATCTGGCTCACCGGTCCGAGCGGTGCTGGAAAGACAGTTTTAGCACATACTTTAAAGAAGAAGCTGAAAGAGATGGGATATAAAGTTGAAATTCTTGATGGAGATGTCGTAAGGAAAACACTCTATCCCAACTTGGGCTTTTCCAAGGAAGCGAGGGAGATGCACAACAGGATAGTGATCTACATGGCAAAGCTCTTATCAAGGAATGGTGTCATAGCTATAGTTTCTCTGATTTCGCCGTATAGAGCTGTTAGGGAGTACGCAAGAAAGGAGATAGGTAGATTTATTGAGGTCTATGTGTATGCACCTTTAGAGGTCAGGATTCAGAGGGATCCGAAGGGATTATACAAGAAAGCCATGCGCGGTGAAATAAAAGGATTGACGGGCTACGATGGAGTTTATGAGGAGCCGGAGAATCCAGAGGTTAAGGTGGACAGCTCAAAGATGACCCCGGAGGAAGAGGCTGAAGCAGTGCTGAGGAAGGCTAAGGAATTGGGCTATCTGCCTTGA
- a CDS encoding sulfite exporter TauE/SafE family protein encodes MLPFIFLGFFVGFLVGLTGIGGGALMTPSLIFPGVEPLMAVGTDLLYATVTRIFGVFFHHRKGIIRFDLALRLFAGSLPAILLGSVLLRVIDKSTLNNYLTLLLGVILVVSSLLSLVKGELHVPIRPKREYLYLLGFIVGLTVQFTSVGAGVIVSFALMNLAKLNPGEVVGITIFYGLALSSFSALNYAFLGSVNYHLALLLIAGTLPGVYLGTHVNRKVDGDKLKRVINVIILVIGVLTLFQRVI; translated from the coding sequence ATGCTCCCCTTTATTTTTCTCGGCTTTTTTGTTGGATTTTTGGTTGGGCTGACTGGCATTGGTGGGGGTGCTTTGATGACTCCCTCACTTATCTTCCCGGGAGTTGAACCTTTGATGGCTGTTGGGACTGACCTTTTATATGCAACTGTTACGAGAATTTTTGGTGTGTTCTTCCATCATAGGAAGGGGATTATTAGGTTTGATCTGGCTTTAAGGCTCTTTGCTGGTAGCTTGCCCGCAATTTTACTTGGATCTGTTCTACTTAGAGTTATTGATAAAAGCACGCTTAATAATTATCTCACCTTATTGCTTGGCGTGATTCTTGTTGTCAGCTCACTCCTCAGCTTAGTTAAGGGAGAACTCCATGTTCCCATAAGACCCAAGAGAGAATATCTGTATCTTTTAGGATTCATTGTTGGCTTAACCGTTCAGTTCACTTCAGTTGGTGCTGGAGTCATAGTGAGCTTTGCATTAATGAATTTAGCCAAGCTCAATCCAGGGGAGGTTGTTGGTATTACAATATTTTATGGTTTAGCTTTATCATCTTTTAGTGCTTTGAACTATGCGTTTTTAGGAAGTGTAAATTATCATTTGGCCTTGCTCCTGATTGCTGGAACCTTACCGGGTGTGTATCTTGGAACCCATGTGAACAGAAAGGTGGATGGAGATAAGCTGAAAAGGGTTATTAACGTGATAATTTTGGTCATTGGAGTCTTGACACTCTTTCAGAGGGTGATTTGA